One window of the Salvia splendens isolate huo1 chromosome 1, SspV2, whole genome shotgun sequence genome contains the following:
- the LOC121771520 gene encoding uncharacterized protein LOC121771520 codes for MTGSNPAYDILPPVKAEKRQQRKKKKRGAFGIFKAALYMLRKRPDEKKEKSGGGEWKKIVHSMRPLHVQEMPASPRVHAFGADSSGTMSQYASANNLRDLCREDEVERHPDEVFDAIEGGEMIDTKAEEFIVKSIHHQNSIHRQDKGV; via the coding sequence atgacgGGATCCAATCCGGCCTACGACATCCTGCCGCCTGTGAAAGCGGAAAAGAGGCAGCAGcggaagaagaaaaagagaggCGCGTTCGGCATATTCAAGGCGGCGCTCTACATGCTGCGCAAGCGCCCCGacgagaagaaggagaagagcgGCGGCGGAGAGTGGAAGAAGATCGTCCATTCGATGCGGCCGCTGCACGTGCAGGAGATGCCGGCGTCTCCGCGGGTACACGCCTTCGGAGCGGATTCCTCCGGCACGATGAGCCAGTACGCGTCGGCGAATAATCTCCGGGATCTGTGCAGGGAGGATGAGGTGGAGCGGCATCCGGATGAGGTGTTCGATGCAATTGAAGGAGGTGAGATGATCGACACCAAGGCGGAGGAATTCATCGTAAAATCGATTCACCACCAGAACTCAATCCATCGCCAAGATAAGGGAGTTTAA